The nucleotide window GGAAGAAACTAAAAGGTAAGTGAGTTGGGCACTCGGGGTAGCTTAGGGATATTTGATTCCCTGTTTTTCCGCTCCTTTAAGTGTCGTTTGATGCTTTAAACCTTAGAGGAACACCTTAGGTATCGGAACACTGGCATCTCAGCATACCACACAGAGTAACTTTGGCGTTCTGTAGATGTTGGACAGATCAAAATGCTCTTACTCGTAGGACAAAAGGAAGCTTAGTAATATTGTAGGGGGCATCACTGGGCTCTTACCCTTAACATCCTTCagataattttaaaagtagTTTCGGCTGATTTGCGCAGAGGTTGATGAAACGCTGAAACATAATCAACCAACCTAACTTTGAATATTAAGCGGAAAACATGGATTAAAGTTAATAGGACCTTCATGGTAACAAGCTTAAGcccaattttttattcttaaaataaaaaatttcctatatatatattttaaaagaagaacaaataagataagaaaacgAAAGATTCTAAAAATAACGAGTAAAGCGAAATTGCACAATCCACAAATTTTTCGTTTATAAAACCCATTTCAACTGCAATCTGCAATACAAAGAATATGTTCAGAACAAAAttcttttaaacttaaaaaaatcggtttcattgaaataatacaGCTGGTTGTAAGTGAAACACCTGTTTCattaacatacagacatatattgAGTCAAAAACAAGTGTAGACACATGACATAATAATGAACAACTGGAATTCGTACCAATCCTTTTTTAATCGATTATTTCTCGCAGccattttttgcttataaaagcTGCTTGTGACCCTGCAAAAATTATCAGTTACTGAAATCACAACAACTCAATAACAAGCTACCAATATGAAGTTCCTTGCTTGCTGCTTAGTTTTGGCTGTCTTCCTTTTCCTGGGACAAACTCAAGCGCAATGTCCGAATGCGCCACGTAAGTGAAGAAAGAATATAATTGTATTACATCCATAttcatacttaaaaaaataactgtttcaTCCCTGCAGAATACTACAGCTGCTCGGGTGGCTATCACAGCGGTAGAAGTGGCGGCGGTTGCTATGGTGGCACCAGATGGTATTACAATCCGAACACTAGAAGTTGTGGCAGCTTCTATTACAATGGCTGCGGCGGTAATTCGAATCGTTATTGCTCATACAGCGCCTGTCAACAGCGGTGTTATTCACGTGGTTAAGAACTTAGATTAATAAGTTCGATATCTAATtggaatacatatatgtatgtatgtataaccaaAAGTCGATATatcaatatgaaataaatatcttGACATTTTGCAactctaaaaaaatttgattgttgttttttaagtaTACATTTTTACTGATAATTGGAGTGCTTAGACTTCTTTATAGTGTCTGATCAGTGCCAATCGATACTCAGAACTTCATAGTAGAGTCCGACCTATTAAATGGCATCGCTCTTTTGATTTAGTATCAGTCGGACACTACTAAGTACGTTACAAAGTAGTCCATACCCAAAAAAAAGATATGCGATACAAATTCTATAACATTTCATAAACTTATCAAAATACCGCACTTAGCGCTAATTGGCCCGAAGAGGCTGCGCTCTTACCCTCACAATACTTGATTTAAAGCCCTGGgtaaaaataatacacaataATATCTCGGGGTCTAAATTCGGAAGGATCccatataataaaatatctataTAGCCCGGATAATCTTTACTCTTTAAGGAAGAATTTATGCGCCATTTTTTGTACCAGATTACTTTGAGAAAGGGGCAAGTATGGTCACTTTGTGGTCGGCAAAGGCAATGTGTAATGGGGTATAGTTTTGCTTCCGGGTAAGCAGTTACAGTTGAAGAACTACACCAAATTCTTACTCTTTTGACCTCGCCGCGCTCCCTGGAAACGTGAGTAGCCCTGCGTAAGACGCGATAGCCAACCCATGAGGAGCCTTGTTGAGACAAAGGGCtcgctatataaatatatacaaagctttATACTACTAACCTAGCGAAGTTTTGCGCTGATGAGAAGCTGGAGCGCGCTTATGACAACTGCCTCCCGCACGATGTACTTGTAATTGTAAATGTGcttggcgattttaacgccagggtAGGCAGAGAAGACATATTTGGTTCAACAGTCGGAAAATTCAGTCAACATAGCGAAAcctctccaaatgggttgagactaATCGATTTCACAGCGGCCCAAAATATGATTGACTATAGTACTATATTCTACATGACTTGCACTTCTGCTATCTGTGAGCACTCATCACCCGAagaggcgaacccgattctccaatcgataACGATGGAATAGATGTTTCATTGCCCAACTGTGATCAggctcgaatagcaattacccccATAAGGACAACAAAACAACAGGGGCCGAAGGATTAACGGCCGAGcaattcaaacacggcggcgaagaactgataaggagc belongs to Bactrocera dorsalis isolate Fly_Bdor chromosome 1, ASM2337382v1, whole genome shotgun sequence and includes:
- the LOC125778474 gene encoding PI-actitoxin-Axm2b-like, whose protein sequence is MKFLACCLVLAVFLFLGQTQAQCPNAPQYYSCSGGYHSGRSGGGCYGGTRWYYNPNTRSCGSFYYNGCGGNSNRYCSYSACQQRCYSRG